A single window of Gambusia affinis linkage group LG18, SWU_Gaff_1.0, whole genome shotgun sequence DNA harbors:
- the LOC122820654 gene encoding uncharacterized protein LOC122820654, whose product MSINSPCSRALTEDQFTCSICLEIFVEPVSTPCGHSFCKACLQGYWNHSKKFLCPMCKKSYSRRPEMSINRVLAEISSQFQGLVVSGSPSRGGSETVSSDPGHSGPPAQDTGEFAQPGDVPCDSCIGRKLKALKSCVNCLGSYCEAHLRHHKKVKSLTSHFLIEPTFHLEEKICKKHERLLEVFCRTDHTCICKACAEVTHKSHDIISVDHEFKKKTTNLGKKRSELKNLIKERAKKLEEIKQSIKVIKASSQKELEDSWQVYAALQKLVEQSQAEMVELITTRQREEERHAQELARSLENELRQLRRRSNELEAHAHTKDKVVFLQNLATLSHSPEPTDWSGVSINTDIYLGTLRSSVSGLIEKFQDELKRLYGKEFRKVQNYASEVILDLSTAQKNLVVSHEGQQVKYEEHKISHSEGPKRFNPALFVLAREGIHSGRHYWEVEVGRKTAWTLGVARATARRKGEIKLNPEGGYWCLWLKNGEMKALAETRLPLPLTSLPSKVGLFLDYEAGQLSFYDVKARQHLYTFTDKFNDSVYPIFSPCLSQDGKNNSPLILTQVKYTCWGSWRWQWSKLVSDISAQRRLKAAAPCRSGAPFKGWLLSLKMTLPLRRVGMAATGNLSEEQVHCSICLDVFTNPVSIPCGHNFCQTCILGYWKTSPLYQCPMCKKSFHKRPDISVNTVLREIAEQFKQIRVKTTEVKGSGEEGTGKTKKWTMERKVKEDEERLLEKGQMQNLVEELKQKQEEKKKQQEVKENQGEELPPLIPPVLPSKTSPPPSPQDSAQALPRETSPPPSPEPTSPGPPQTSPISLTPPLLWEEVLCDVCLGEGRPKAVKSCLVCLTSYCDEHLKSHSTRFTKHKLIEPVANMEDRMCPKHERLLELFCKKDQTCVCVLCTETDHRAHYTVPVEREWTEKKALLKKTEIDVREMIQDRVKKVEEIKHSVELNKVSAQREIEESMQVFSELVRSIQKAQAELVLVIEEKQRQTERRAEGLITELEQEISALKTRHTDLENVNRTDHIHFLKSFPALSATPSVKDWSETSVPTDTCVGMIRRSVSKLETTLSEMIDKLSASEIKKILKYSEDVTLDPDTANPWLQLSQDRRQVRHLGAWQELPDHPDRFDTVVIVLGRDGFTSGRHYWEVQVGDKDDWYLGVAKSSVKRKGRISVSTAQGYWALAMKKGQGYRVSMSPPLLLSLDQKPKRVGVYVDYEEGQISFYDVRARIHIYTIEDAFTERILPFFYLYCCDKASDTMAVCPAQEKSLI is encoded by the exons atga GTATCAACTCTCCCTGTAGCCGGGCGCTCACCGAGGACCAGTTCACCTGCTCCATATGCCTGGAAATATTTGTGGAGCCCGTATCGACACCCTGCGGTCACAGCTTCTGCAAGGCCTGCCTACAGGGCTACTGGAACCACAGCAAGAAGTTCCTGTGCCCCATGTGCAAGAAGAGCTACTCCAGAAGACCAGAGATGAGCATCAACCGGGTCCTGGCCGAAATATCCTCCCAGTTCCAGGGTCTGGTGGTCTCTGGAAGCCCCTCGCGAGGGGGCTCAGAGACTGTAAGCTCAGACCCGGGCCACAGCGGCCCTCCAGCGCAGGACACCGGAGAGTTCGCCCAGCCCGGCGACGTTCCCTGCGATTCCTGCATTGGAAGGAAGCTGAAGGCTCTGAAGTCTTGCGTGAACTGCCTTGGATCCTACTGCGAGGCCCATTTGAGGCATCACAAGAAG GTCAAGTCTCTTACTTCACATTTTCTGATTGAACCCACCTTTCACCTGGAGGAAAAGATCTGCAAGAAACACGAACGCCTCCTGGAAGTGTTCTGCCGCACCGACCACACATGCATCTGCAAGGCTTGCGCCGAGGTCACGCACAAATCCCACGACATCATTTCCGTCGACCAcgagtttaagaaaaaaacg ACCAATCTGGGAAAGAAGAGGTCAGAGTTGAAAAACCTAATCAAAGAACGAGCCAAGAAACTGGAAGAGATCAAGCAATCCATCAAGGTCATCAAG GCCAGCTCTCAGAAGGAGCTCGAGGACAGCTGGCAGGTGTACGCAGCGCTGCAGAAGCTGGTGGAGCAGAGTCAGGCTGAGATGGTGGAGCTGATCACCACCAGGCAGCGGGAGGAGGAGCGCCACGCCCAGGAGCTGGCCAGGAGTCTGGAGAACGAGCTGAGgcagctgaggaggaggagcaacGAGCTGGAGGCCCACGCACACACCAAGGACAAAGTGGTCTTCCTTCAG AACCTGGCCACGCTGTCCCACTCGCCCGAGCCCACCGATTGGTCAGGGGTCAGCATAAACACCGACATCTACCTGGGGACGCTCCGCTCCTCTGTCAGCGGCCTCATCGAGAAGTTCCAGGACGAGCTTAAGAGACTTTATGGAAAAG AGTTCCGGAAGGTGCAGAACTATGCAA GTGAAGTTATTTTGGACCTATCCACAGCCCAAAAGAACCTGGTCGTAAGTCATGAAGGTCAGCAGGTGAAATACGAAGAGCACAAGATTTCCCACTCAGAGGGTCCGAAGCGCTTCAACCCGGCCCTCTTCGTCCTGGCCCGAGAGGGCATCCACTCCGGCCGCCACTACTGGGAGGTGGAAGTTGGCCGCAAGACGGCCTGGACGCTCGGCGTGGCGCGCGCTACGGCTCGCCGCAAGGGCGAAATCAAGCTGAACCCTGAGGGCGGCTACTGGTGCCTGTGGCTGAAGAACGGGGAGATGAAGGCGCTCGCTGAGACTCGCCTGCCGCTGCCGCTGACGTCCCTTCCCAGCAAAGTAGGACTTTTCTTGGATTACGAGGCCGGCCAGCTTTCTTTCTACGACGTGAAGGCACGTCAGCACCTCTACACTTTCACGGATAAGTTCAACGACAGCGTGTACCCGATCTTCAGCCCCTGCCTAAGCCAGGACGGGAAGAACAACTCTCCTCTGATCCTAACACAAGTTAAGTACACC TGCTGGGGGAGCTGGAGGTGGCAGTGGTCAAAGCTGGTCTCAGATATCAGCGCACAGAGGAGACTTAAGGCAGCTGCTCCTTG CAGGTCTGGTGCCCCATTCAAAGGCTGGTTGCTTTCGCTGAAAATGACCCTGCCTCTCCGCCGTGTAGGAATGGCTGCCACTGGGAACCTGTCTGAAGAGCAGGTCCACTGCTCCATCTGTCTGGACGTCTTCACCAACCCCGTGTCCATCCCCTGCGGGCACAACTTCTGCCAGACTTGTATCCTGGGATACTGGAAAACCAGCCCTCTCTATCAGTGTCCCATGTGCAAGAAGTCCTTCCACAAAAGGCCCGATATCAGCGTGAACACGGTGCTGAGGGAGATTGCAGAGCAGTTCAAGCAGATAAGAGTCAAGACCACTGAAGTGAAGGGAAGTGGGGAAGAAGGCACAGGCAAGACCAAGAAGTGGACAATGGAGAGAAAGGTGAAGGAGGACGAGGAGAGGCTTCTGGAGAAAGGTCAGATGCAGAACCTTGTGGAGGAGctgaaacaaaagcaagaagagaagaaaaagcagcaggaagtgaaggagAATCAAGGGGAGGAGCTACCTCCATTAATCCCTCCAGTTTTGCCATCTAAAACCTCTCCTCCGCCATCACCTCAAGACTCAGCTCAAGCTCTGCCACGAGAAACATCACCTCCACCTTCACCTGAACCAACTTCCCCTGGACCTCCTCAAACTTCCCCAATATCCCTGACTCCTCCTctactgtgggaggaagtccTCTGCGATGTTTGCTTGGGCGAGGGCCGCCCCAAAGCCGTCAAATCCTGCCTCGTGTGCCTGACCTCTTACTGCGACGAGCACCTCAAGTCTCACTCCACCAGGTTCACCAAGCACAAGCTGATAGAACCGGTGGCCAACATGGAGGACAGGATGTGCCCCAAGCACGAGCGGCTGCTGGAGCTCTTCTGCAAGAAAGACcagacctgtgtgtgtgtcctctgcACAGAGACAGACCACAGGGCACATTACACCGTCCCGGTGGAGAGAGAATGGACTGAGAAGAAG GCGCTGCTGAAAAAGACAGAGATAGACGTCCGGGAGATGATCCAAGACAGAGTGAAGAAAGTGGAGGAGATCAAGCATTCTGTGGAGCTCAACAAG GTCAGCGCTCAGAGAGAAATTGAGGAGAGCATGCAGGTCTTCTCGGAGCTGGTGCGCTCCATCCAGAAGGCTCAGGCCGAGCTGGTTCTGGTCATCGAGGAGAAGCAGAGGCAGACGGAGAGGCGGGCCGAGGGTCTCATCACCGAGCTGGAGCAGGAAATCTCGGCGCTCAAGACGCGGCACACGGATTTGGAAAATGTGAACAGAACTGACCACATTCACTTCCTGAAG AGTTTTCCGGCCTTAAGCGCCACCCCATCTGTTAAAGACTGGTCTGAAACCAGTGTTCCCACAGACACATGCGTTGGGATGATCAGGAGATCTGTGTCTAAACTGGAGACGACATTAAGTGAAATGATTGACAAGTTGTCCGCAAGTG AGATtaagaaaattctgaaatattcag AGGACGTCACGCTGGACCCAGACACGGCCAATCCTTGGCTCCAGCTCTCTCAGGACAGGCGCCAGGTGAGGCACCTGGGGGCCTGGCAGGAACTCCCGGACCACCCTGACCGCTTTGACACCGTGGTCATAGTACTAGGAAGAGATGGCTTCACTTCAGGCAGACACTACTGGGAGGTGCAGGTGGGAGACAAAGATGACTGGTACCTAGGCGTGGCCAAGTCTTCGGTCAAAAGAAAAGGCAGGATCTCTGTGAGCACTGCCCAGGGTTATTGGGCTCTGGCTATGAAGAAAGGCCAGGGCTATCGGGTGTCAATGTCGCCGCCACTGCTGCTTTCACTCGACCAGAAGCCAAAGAGAGTAGGTGTGTACGTGGACTATGAGGAAGGACAAATCTCTTTTTACGACGTGAGAGCTCGGATCCATATTTACACGATCGAGGATGCCTTCACGGAGAGGATCCTGCCGTTTTTTTACCTGTACTGCTGCGACAAAGCCTCCGACACAATGGCCGTCTGTCCGGCGCAGGAGAAAAGCCTCATCTAG
- the LOC122820653 gene encoding E3 ubiquitin-protein ligase TRIM41-like, with protein sequence MSTNCILTSLPEEHFRCSLCLDLFTEPVTTPCGHNFCRTCLSQRWSDGDCHQCPKCNKRFPVKPEFSTNEVMEEMSVQLKRRKTEALESENAPWQVNCDVCADLRFKASKSCLVCLASYCDGHLEPHRRVPALMRHKLVDPLENLEERVCEKHARILEFFCRREQACVCLLCCEAEHRDHETVPVEEEGALQKETIDSHQTKIKLMIDERMEKIEEFQKTSEMSKVKADNIVEDGDKLVSILMDGVQEIQSKLQSNIEKELRKSKENVQAMIQELKEEVAALQMKHSQLDEQKEDNLRLLQTLQTLNTMSKTKDWSETKVYPDLFVHTTRTVMEHLVSGFQSTLKTLTNMELTKMREYKESVTFDESTAGAGLIITDSGKRLKYSKTARSPTPSSKSQRFALPMVFGTNGFVSGRHYWEVQVGLRNNWDVGVALETVDRSQDTVNKESGFYFLGKSGFDYEVRNAACKVLHLSPRPTHVGVYLDYDAVPDPGYYLRLIRRPNQAKKPAE encoded by the exons ATGTCAACAAACTGCATCCTCACTTCACTGCCAGAGGAACATTTCCGCTGTTCGCTCTGTCTGGACCTCTTCACTGAACCCGTCACCACACCATGCGGTCATAACTTCTGCAGGACCTGCCTCAGCCAGCGATGGAGCGACGGCGATTGTCACCAGTGTCCAAAGTGTAACAAAAGATTCCCCGTGAAGCCAGAGTTCTCCACAAACGAAGTCATGGAGGAAATGTCGGTCCAACTAAAGAGACGGAAAACCGAGGCACTCGAAAGCGAAAACGCTCCGTGGCAGGTGAATTGCGACGTGTGCGCGGATTTGAGGTTCAAGGCGTCCAAGTCGTGCCTGGTGTGTCTGGCGTCGTACTGTGACGGACACCTGGAGCCTCACCGGAGGGTCCCCGCCCTGATGAGACACAAGCTGGTGGATCCgctggagaacctggaggagAGGGTTTGTGAGAAGCACGCCAGGATCCTGGAGTTTTTCTGCCGGCGGGAACAAGCGTGTGTCTGTCTGCTGTGCTGCGAAGCAGAACACAGAGACCACGAGACGGTACCTGTTGAAGAGGAGGGGGCTCTGCAGAAA GAAACCATTGATTCCCACCAAACAAAGATCAAACTCATGATTGATGAAAGAATGGAAAAGATTGAAGAATTtcaaaaaacctcagaaatgaGCAAA gtAAAAGCAGACAACATAGTTGAGGACGGTGATAAGCTGGTCAGTATTCTAATGGATGGAGTTCAAGAGATTCAAAGCAAACTGCAGTCAAACATTGAGAAAGAATTGAGAAAATCCAAGGAAAATGTCCAGGCGATGATTCAGGAGCTGAAAGAGGAGGTTGCAGCTCTGCAGATGAAACACTCTCAACTAGATGAACAAAAGGAGGACAACCTTAGACTTCTACAG ACTTTGCAGACTCTGAACACCATGTCAAAAACCAAGGACTGGTCCGAGACCAAGGTTTACCCAGATCTGTTTGTTCACACAACGAGGACAGTCATGGAACATCTCGTCAGTGGTTTTCAATCAACACTAAAAACACTGACAAACATGG AATTGACCAAAATGAGAGAATACAAAG aatcaGTGACCTTCGATGAATCCACTGCTGGGGCTGGTCTTATAATAACGGATTCTGGGAAACGTCTTAAGTACTCAAAAACCGCAAGGTCACCAACACCGTCTTCCAAATCACAAAGGTTTGCTCTACCCATGGTGTTTGGAACGAATGGCTTCGTCTCTGGTCGGCACTACTGGGAGGTTCAGGTGGGCCTGAGAAACAACTGGGATGTCGGTGTCGCCCTGGAAACGGTTGATAGATCACAAGATACTGTGAACAAAGAGAGTGGATTCTATTTTCTAGGAAAGTCTGGTTTTGATTATGAAGTTAGGAATGCAGCCTGTAAAGTTCTCCATCTCAGTCCCAGGCCAACACACGTGGGGGTGTACTTAGACTACGACGCAG TCCCTGATCCAGGATACTACCTTCGTCTCATTCGCCGTCCTAACCAAGCTAAAAAACCAGCTGAATAG
- the LOC122820652 gene encoding E3 ubiquitin-protein ligase TRIM41-like yields MSACSILTSLPEEHFRCSLCLDLFTEPVTTPCGHNFCRTCLSQRWSDGDCHQCPKCNKRFPVKPEFSTNEVMEEMSVQLKRRKTEALESENAPWQVKCDVCADLRFKASKSCLVCLASYCDGHLEPHRRVPALMRHKLVDPLENLEGKVCEKHARILEFFCRREQACVCLLCCEAEHRDHETVPVEEEGALQKENLESKRAKIKLMIDERMKKIEEFTLSSEMRNVKADKQTEDAEKLFSNLMGRVQEIRSKLQSNIEKKLEKSKEKVQLMIEELEEEVAALQRKHLQLEELLQSEDHFQLLQTLQTLNSMSEMKDWSKTKVYPDVCVQTVRRAMDHLMTSFQTELKTLTTIELTRIRQYKESVIFDDSTAGPGLRVLEYGERLKFYKEARSPSYEFERFDLPMAFGKIGFTSGRHYWEVQVGLRNNWHVGVALEMVDRSDDVIVKKENGFFSVGKSGFDYYVHCSPQRVLHLSTRPRNMGIYLDYEEGRVSFYDLDERFHIHSYVGESFTGKVFPYFYLHSKSKKSEALVTNPYLSSFSLSRSS; encoded by the exons ATGTCAGCATGCAGCATCCTCACTTCACTGCCAGAGGAACATTTCCGCTGTTCGCTCTGTCTGGACCTCTTCACTGAACCCGTCACCACACCATGCGGTCATAACTTCTGCAGAACCTGCCTCAGCCAGCGATGGAGCGACGGCGACTGTCACCAGTGTCCAAAGTGTAACAAAAGATTCCCCGTGAAGCCAGAGTTCTCCACAAACGAAGTCATGGAGGAAATGTCGGTCCAACTAAAGAGACGGAAAACCGAGGCACTCGAAAGCGAAAACGCTCCGTGGCAGGTGAAGTGCGACGTGTGCGCGGATTTGAGGTTCAAGGCGTCCAAGTCGTGCCTGGTGTGTCTGGCGTCGTACTGTGACGGACACCTGGAGCCTCACCGGAGGGTCCCCGCCCTGATGAGACACAAGCTGGTGGATCCGCTGGAGAACCTGGAGGGGAAGGTTTGTGAGAAGCACGCCAGGATCCTGGAGTTTTTCTGCCGGCGGGAACAAGCGTGTGTCTGTCTGCTGTGCTGCGAAGCAGAACACAGAGACCACGAGACGGTACCTGTTGAAGAGGAGGGGGCTCTGCAGAAA GAAAACCTTGAATCCAAACGAGCAAAAATCAAACTTATGATCGACGAGAGAATGAAAAAGATAGAGGAATTTACCTTGTCATCAGAAATGAGAAAC GTGAAAGCAGACAAACAAACTGAGGACGCTGAGAAGCTATTCAGTAACCTGATGGGCAGAGTGCAAGAGATTCGAAGCAAACTGCAGTCAAACATCGagaaaaaattggaaaaatccAAGGAAAAAGTCCAGTTGATGAttgaggagctggaagaagaggtGGCAGCTCTGCAAAGGAAACACTTGCAACTAGAGGAACTGTTACAAAGCGAAGACCACTTTCAACTTCTACAG ACTTTGCAGACTCTGAACAGCATGTCTGAGATGAAGGACTGGTCCAAGACCAAGGTTTACCCAGACGTCTGCGTCCAAACAGTGAGGAGAGCCATGGATCACCTTATGACCAGTTTTCAGACCGAACTGAAAACGCTGACAACCATCG aACTGACCAGAATCAGACAATACAAAG aatctgTCATTTTTGATGACTCCACAGCCGGTCCCGGTCTTAGAGTGTTAGAGTACGGGGAACGTCTAAAGTTCTACAAAGAAGCCCGGTCACCATCTTATGAGTTCGAAAGGTTTGACTTACCCATGGCTTTTGGGAAGATTGGCTTCACCTCCGGTCGGCACTACTGGGAGGTCCAGGTGGGCCTGAGAAACAACTGGCATGTCGGTGTCGCCCTGGAAATGGTGGACAGATCAGACGATGTAAtcgtgaaaaaagaaaatgggttCTTTTCCGTGGGGAAGTCTGGCTTTGATTACTATGTTCACTGCTCACCACAGAGAGTTCTTCATCTCAGCACCCGGCCGAGGAACATGGGGATTTATCTGGACTACGAGGAAGGACGGGTGTCCTTCTACGACCTTGACGAGAGGTTCCACATTCACTCTTACGTGGGAGAAAGCTTCACAGGGAAGGTTTTCCCTTACTTCTACCTGCACAGCAAATCAAAGAAATCTGAGGCGTTAGTTACTAATCCCTACTTGTCCTCATTCAGTCTTTCACGATCCAGTTGA